The uncultured Methanolobus sp. sequence CGAATGCGTATATCATTGCTACCAATGCGTCAAGCAACTGTATCAGGAACTGGTGTGTGTTTCCGTAAATAAGTCCGTTAACACCACCGACAGTTGCGGTTGCAAAAATACCTGTTGCAATTGCACCCCAGAATCCTCCCATTCCGTGAACTGCCCATGCGTCAAGACTCTCATCAAGTCCCCTGCGTACACGGAACAGAAGTGCCCCGTAACAGAGAATTCCGGCAAAGCCACCGATGAAAATGGCAGCCATAGGGCCTACGAAACCGGAAGCCGGTGTAATGGCTACAAGACCTGCAACAGCTCCACTGATAAGACCCAGTGAACTTGGTTTACCCATGACCCATGCTGCAAACATCCAGGTAATTGCTCCAGATGCTGCGGATACATTGGTTACAACAAGTGCATTAACTGCGAGTCCGTTTGCTGCAAGTGCGCTTCCTGCGTTAAATGCGAACCATCCGAACCAGAGCATCGCTCCTCCAAGAAGAGTTGTTGTGATGTTTTCCGCTTCCATGTTATATTTGCCAAAGCCTGCACGGTTACCAATCACAAGTGCAAGTGCAAGCGCGCCGAATCCTGAACTGATGTGTACAACGGTTCCGCCGGCAAAGTCAAGAGCACCAAGTTCTCCTGCCCAGCCGCCACCCCACGCCCAGTGGGCAAGAGGGTCATAAACGATTGTTGTCCAGAGCATGCCAAGTACTATGAATGAACTTAATTTAACACGTCCTGCTACACCGGATGTAAGAATTGCCAGTGTGACACCTGCAAAAACTAGCTGGAAAACCATGAAAAGCATGTCAGGGATGCCGTCTCCTTCAAGACCGACACCTGCGAGGCAGAGGTGATCAAGCCCTCCGATGAATCCTGAAATATCAGATCCAAATGAAAGTGTGTATCCTATTGTAACCCACTGGATACTCACAAGAGCAAATGAAATGAAAGACATTGCTATCATGGAAATTATGTTTTTCCTGCGTACCATTCCGCCGTAAAAAAGCCCGACCCCAGGGGTCATGAGCATTACCATAGCGGTACAGATGATTATAAAGGCTGTATCTCCTGTGTCGATTGCCATTTAAATCACCTGTTTTTCGAGAATGTGTTCTATAATTTTTTCCATAGTTCCACCTATGTTTAAATAATGTTAATCGGATATCTGCAATACCATTCCCACTTCCTATGTGCATCTACTTAAAGTTATCGATTATATGCCCATAATTTTCTGCATTTTGATAAAAGCATTTGGTATAACTCGATATTCAGGCAGAAACTGTATCTTTGAAGATTCGGAGCACTTCTATTGTTAGCACAAAAACCGGGATAGTATAAAAAAAATAGCGTTTTTCGGGGCTGTCAATTTTGTTGGGGTTGAGCAATTACCAATTACATAATGCAAATGAATGAATTGGGTTGATTATTTGAAAACGCGATCATAAGAATGTACAATTAGTCAGTATTACAATTTATGGGAAAATGCTATCCAAGAAGAATTGCTCTAACACCAAAGTTTTTGACAGCCCCCGTTTTTCCAGTATGGCGTTGGAAGTTGTAAAAGCGTTACTCATAGAATGCCGTCGTTTTAATTGATTGTCGTAATAACGGCATCATTTTAGACATAATTCTTCTGTTTGTGAAATCCATAATTAGGGTTTTAGGCTATTTTTGATTGAGTTCATTTTAGATAAAGTAAACAATAAAATAAGGAAATAAAAAAAGAAAAGTGCCAAACTTAAGGTTGTTGAATATTCTGGGAATAAATGGACTAGTGCATAATATATTGCTGACATTACAATTGTTGAATATAGAATTTTGCGCTTCAAAGGAATATACTCATCAGCGGTAAATGGGTTATCGTCCATTTTTTTTGTCAGTCCTTTTTCTATTGTTTCCCTCATTTCCTGATTTGCTTCAATGACAAAAGTACCAATATATCCACAGCGTTTGCAGTGATAAATTGGACCAAGTTTCATTCCCGTTTCATAATAAAGCTCAGTGTATCCACAATTAGGGCAACACAAATACATATCATCTTCAAGATCGTTAACTTCTGGTATCGGCATGAATATAAAACCTGAATAACTACTTAATACAAAGAAAACAGTATGTTACAAATACTTAAATTTTTCGTTTATTTTGTGGATATTTTGTAATAGTAGCAACTAATGATTTTTCTTTATTTGGTGAAACTGGAAAACGAATATTGCATTTATTTTCTAGTAAGCACAAGCAATGTCTGGTCCAAAAGAATTAAACACTTTGTGATGGGCGCACATAAAAATGGTTTTAAGGACGAGAATAATTGATCATTCAACTATTCATGACGGGTCAAAATTTGACTCATACAAAGCCTATTTATTGGTAGATTAACTATAGCAGAGTCATACCGTTAATTTAAATGATATCTATAATATGTCTGTATATAGATATCTTTAACATCAATTTTATGGAGATTCAATAAATGGCAATTCATCCTATAGAATATCGTTACGGCACAGATGAAATGAAATTCGTCTGGAGCGAGGCAAACCGACTGGAAAAAATAATGAAAGCTGAAGCTGCTCTTGCCAGGGCTGAAGCAGACATCGGACTTATCCCCAAGGAAGCTGCAGATATTATAGAAAGCAGCATTGGTTCTGTGGAACTTGAAAGGGTAAAGGAGATCGAGGACGAGATCCACCACGATATGATGGCTGTTGTACTTGCCATCTCCGAGAAGTGTGAAGAGAACGCAGACAAGTGGGTTCACTTCGGTGCAACTTCCAATGATATGCTTGACACTGCAACAGGTCTTCAGCTAAAGGAAGCTGTGGATATACTGGAAAACAAGGTTCATAAACTTCTTGATGTACTTCTTATTCAGGCTGAAAACAATAAGGATCTGGTTTGTGCCGGAAGGACACATGGACAGATCGGTGTTCCGACAACATACGGACTCAGGTTTGCCATATGGGCATCCGAGGTTGGCAGACACATTGAGCGTCTGGAACAGCTCAAACCACGTCTTATTGTAGGCCAGATGACCGGTGCTGTAGGTACTCAGGCTGCTTTTGGAAAGGATGGAATTGAGATTCAGAAGAAGGTCATGGAATATCTTGAGATAGGTTCAGTTGATGTTTCAAACCAGATTATCCAGAGAGACCGTCATGCAGAGTTTGTCATGTGGATGGCAAACACTGTAACAACCCTTGACAAGATCGCTGTCGAGATCCGCTCTCTCCAGAGAAGTGAGATCGCTGAGGTTGAGGAAAGTTTCAGGAAAAAGCAGGTTGGCTCATCTACAATGCCACACAAGCGCAATCCTATCAAGTCCGAGCAGATATGCGGGCTTGCAAGAATTGTACGTGCAATGATCGAACCTGAACTCCAGAACAACACACTCTGGGATGAAAGGGACCTTACAAATTCATCATGCGAAAGAGTAGTTTTCCCTGAAGCATGTGTGCTGACAGATCACATCATCAAGCTTGCAATCGGTGTAATCGAGAACCTTAGATTCTATCCTGAGAACATCCGTCGCAACCTTGACCTTCTTAGAGGTCTGAACATGGGAGAAGCAGTAATGATAGAGCTTGCAATGCGCGGTGTCGGTCGTCAGGAAGCTCACGAGATCGTACGTTCCAGTGCAATGGTATCCCATGATAGCGGAAAACACTTTAAGGATGTACTTCTGGCAAACCCGGATGTTGCAAATTACCTGAGTGAAGAAGACGTTATCAACCTTGTAGACCCTGACAGATACATCGGTACTGCTGTGGAACAGGTTGAAATGGTAGTTGCAAAACTGAAGAGATGATTTCCTCTTTTATATTTCATATCATTGTATCACAGTCAGATACACTGATATGTTCTTCAATTTCCAGTTTAATCAATTCTATCTCATTTTCCATAGTTTCCAGCATTTCCGGAATATGGTGAACACTGTTCTCGACAGAATCTTCCAGCTCCTTAGCCATAGTGGCAAGAATATTGAAACCAATGTTCAGTGAAACACCTTTCATTCTGTGGGCGTTCTCTTTAACACCCTGTAAATCCTGGTCAGTGT is a genomic window containing:
- a CDS encoding ammonium transporter, with translation MAIDTGDTAFIIICTAMVMLMTPGVGLFYGGMVRRKNIISMIAMSFISFALVSIQWVTIGYTLSFGSDISGFIGGLDHLCLAGVGLEGDGIPDMLFMVFQLVFAGVTLAILTSGVAGRVKLSSFIVLGMLWTTIVYDPLAHWAWGGGWAGELGALDFAGGTVVHISSGFGALALALVIGNRAGFGKYNMEAENITTTLLGGAMLWFGWFAFNAGSALAANGLAVNALVVTNVSAASGAITWMFAAWVMGKPSSLGLISGAVAGLVAITPASGFVGPMAAIFIGGFAGILCYGALLFRVRRGLDESLDAWAVHGMGGFWGAIATGIFATATVGGVNGLIYGNTHQFLIQLLDALVAMIYAFVMTYILAVIIDKTMGLRVTEEEEYVGLDISQHGESTTA
- the purB gene encoding adenylosuccinate lyase; its protein translation is MAIHPIEYRYGTDEMKFVWSEANRLEKIMKAEAALARAEADIGLIPKEAADIIESSIGSVELERVKEIEDEIHHDMMAVVLAISEKCEENADKWVHFGATSNDMLDTATGLQLKEAVDILENKVHKLLDVLLIQAENNKDLVCAGRTHGQIGVPTTYGLRFAIWASEVGRHIERLEQLKPRLIVGQMTGAVGTQAAFGKDGIEIQKKVMEYLEIGSVDVSNQIIQRDRHAEFVMWMANTVTTLDKIAVEIRSLQRSEIAEVEESFRKKQVGSSTMPHKRNPIKSEQICGLARIVRAMIEPELQNNTLWDERDLTNSSCERVVFPEACVLTDHIIKLAIGVIENLRFYPENIRRNLDLLRGLNMGEAVMIELAMRGVGRQEAHEIVRSSAMVSHDSGKHFKDVLLANPDVANYLSEEDVINLVDPDRYIGTAVEQVEMVVAKLKR